The sequence aGAGAATGGATTTAACCCATTGTACTTTCCAACACGCCTCTTCTCGCTACTGTTTTGCAGTGTGATGTGTATCAGCTGGCTGCagccttccaccccagaggtggctgcttttcTGTAGTATTATATGCATGTCGTTTgggaagtgctttgggatcctaaAGTTAGCTCTTATATGCTACTTTTAATATTTAGCTCTCAGATcactttacaaaggtgagtaGGTATCATTAGTAGACCAGATCagggattttttgataaaatggtttttccttggaaaatgctgattcatcaaaaccaagCTGTTCCTGGGAAAGGGTCCTttttttgaatttcctgtttttcagggaaaaaaacattttgaaattgttgaaatgtcccattttgacattttcaaaatggaaaattctgGGTTTGGGATTAAAATTatgttttggtttgaaattttaagttattttaagattaaaaatgttaaacaaatgACACAGTCAAAgttgaactgaaatgttttgatctctctggtttgaatgtttttctttttgaattttccattcacaattttttttgttgagattttgacttttcatcccaatttggggtggaaaaaattattgaaatctcaaaaattctcacaAGACTGGAAAACTGTTTCCTGACCAGCActaatcattatccccatttttcacagggaaaacaaggcacagaaaaattaaatgaattcccTAAAATCAGCAGCCAAAAGGACCCAGGTTTCCTCACCCTCAGTCCTGTGCCCTGTCCACTGGACCAAAGGAGCTATAGAAATGTAAACCAGGATTACTAcagttattattttattgtagTCCATTGTCTAGAGAAGTTAGGGGCAGTGGCAAGTTTCCCCCCTGGGTTCTTCCCATCATGGCTTGTCTCTATATTGTTAGGATGAGACTGGTGCATACCTAATAGACCGGGACCCCACATATTTTGGACCTATCCTGAATTTCCTCCGTCATGGCAAGCTGGTACTGAATAAAGACATGGCTGAGGAGGGTGAGTGTTGAAACCCAGAAAACTCCCTCTTAACACCCAATCCCTCTCTTAAAGGTGGGTTACAGTAGGTGCTGTTAACCCCAGTCTCCTGACCATATCCAATTCTGCTGTCTAAAAAATTCCCCCCAGTGGCGGGCCCCCTCCCCTGTGCTAGGATTTTTGAGACAGCTATCTTTGGAGCCCACATCCCGGGGAATTCTTTGTGTCCCATTTGCcatacaataaaatgaatgagAGTTGGGAGAAAAAGCTTGCTGGAATTTCCCCTTATTCCTAGTGGTGGTATGATATTATGGTAGGGTGAACTCATGCTGATTCAACCCTGTGCACACTGATTTCCTCACCCTAGCTCCACTACTTGGAGCATgaagcttttgtcactggggctGGGAAAGGAGTGGCTAGGCCATGGTAGTGGTGCCCAGTAGGATCTCTGATGAATGAACAAGTAAGAAATGGATGGCCTTCCCTGGTGTTAACCCCACAGGGTTTGAGCCCTAAGTGACTGAGAATGCTTTACTGTATTATTGATTTCCTCCCCAGCATGCCATTTCTCCCAGTGTATGTGAGAGAGGGACTAATGGGGTGGGAGAATGAGAAGCTCTGAGGGAATCTCagagtatgtctatactatgGAGACTATGCCAGCATGACAATGCTGTCAGAGTTTTTCTGTCATTGCAGGAACACTGTCTCCCCAGACAAAgttagctatgttgatggaaatCCACTTCTGTTGACAgagctacgtctacactaggtgttttgtcagcatagctatgtcggtcagcggtgtggttttttcatacccctgactgaCGTAGCAATGCCAGGAAACTTTTCAGTGTACCGTAGGCCTACGTGGGATGGTTAGGGGCAAATAAATCTCACCTGCTTGCCCTGTCTATGTACTGATCTCAAGAGAGAACCTGTGTAGTCACTGAATGCTGGTTCCTAGGCATCATTCTCCCTTGTGGACCCATAAGGTGCCCCGCACCCTCCCTGTTAACAAACATGATCATGTTTGTCTCAGGGGAGCGGACAGATGCAGCTACTGTAGGTTAATGAAGTGAAACACACATCTTTGTTTACCTGCTTTGGGGTAAAGTGCTATTCAGAGATCAGCAACAGGCCCACGATGGGGACCAGAAGACTAGGCTCAGTACCTACAGCAATAACCAGGATTCACTCCCAAGTGGATAGCACTCAGTAACTGAGGGGTCTGGGTTTAATCCCTGCTGAACAGAGCCTACAGGACAGTAACCAGCAGGGCAAGAATGAGCCCTTAAGTAGCTAGGGGCCTAAATTCACTCTAGTTCATAGACACTCTGGGTCAGTAATCAGGGTGCCTGAGTTCAGTGCCCAATAGGTAGAGCCCTGAACCCTCCCTGGGAAAATAACCCGCAAGCCTGGGATCAGGTATTAGTGGGTAGTGTCCTCTTCCTGGAATAACAGCCAGGGTAGGGATATGGGTGCACTTCCCAGTAGGGTGAATCCTGGGAACATTAACCAGAGAAGGGTTAATGTCTCCACTTGTAGAGCCCTGACATCGTAACCATGTTAAACACCCCTGCGCCTCCCCTTGATACAGTAATAAAGGGGGCCTGAATTCAATCCCCAGGTGTAAGAGCTTCCATGCAGCAGAGAACTGTTAATGTGGGATGTTGTGGTGTCCCTTCTCCCCAGGGGAGAGAGTTCTCGGTACAGGCATGTGAATTCCTGAAGCAACCAGATGGGGCTTTCTCTTCAGGAAGCTCCGAGTACTGGGAAATGGGACTAAGAAGGACAAATACTTATTCCCATGTCTTTTGCGCTCTGTGTGTCTAGGGGTTCTAGAAGAAGCTGAATTCTATAACATCGGCCCTTTAATCAGAATAATCAAGGACAGACTAGAGGAGAAGAACTACACCATAACACAGGTCTGAGGGGAatggagaggggcgggggggatggaAAGCTAGAAGAGAGGTCAAATAGGGGAGGGACAGTGGGAAAGTGCCGTGGAAAAATAACCCACTGGTGGGTGACTGTTACTGATCCCACTCTGTGCCTATctgcagaggatatgagttgttacagcccccagccacagagctttagctcaagctgtagcagccaATGCTTTTAGTTCTGGAGGTTCTTGGTTCAATTCCTGGTGTGTCAGCCCAGCTGGCCTGGTCACATAAATGGGAGTTGTTTGCTGGCACATAAATACACAGGGATGATTCCACTGATATATGCTGTGTCATGAAATCTTCCACCAGCAGGAAACCTTCATTGtagttaaaataaaatggaagtccCAGAGGTGGCACTGGATGCTGTGCTTGTCTGATCTGGAAGGGTGCTATATCCTGAACCTCCAGACAGGGCATTAGTTGCAGGGGCTATTTCAGTGTGGGAAGGGGATGGTTTGTGGAAGATACATTGTCTGTGTGCTCTTGCAACTCCAGAAAGAAGCCAGCCTGTTCCTTTTAGTGCACTATCACTGTGGGAGGCAGGGATATCGGTGGGGAGTCACTGAGGCATTAATGctgtgggaggtggaggggatgtCTGTGGTGGGGAAAATCACTAAGGCATGACTCCTCCATCTTTGGCTGTGATTACCTCTTTCAAATCGCTCTTTAATACCCATTTCTTCCAGTAATAATAAGAGTTAaaattgtttattatttgcaatACTGTAACACCTAGACTCTCACACTGAAATTAGAGCcctattgtgccaggcactgtacaaacacagagacagcccctgcccccaaagagcctGCAGTCTAAGTaggcaagacaaagggtgggagaaaaacaggcttattacccccattttgcagattggaaacaaacacagagagattgtgtgtttttcccccccaaggtcactcaggaatCCTGCAGCAGAGCTACTACTTCGCTTCACCAGTAATCTCTCcatggtctctttccctgtgcAGTGATCCCATGTCTGAACTTGCATTCCTTTTTGTCCTATCTGCCTTAGTTTGTAAACTCCCTGAAGTAGAGACTGCTTTGCTCTGTGCCTCCACACTCGAGCACAGTGAGCATTTATGGCACtatatcagaggttctcaaacttttgtactggtcactcctttcacacagcaagcctctgagtgcgacctccccttgtaaattaaaaacactttttaaatatatttaacaccctTATAAATTCTGGAGGCAAAGCCGGGTTTGGGCCAGAgactgacagctcacgacccccaaCCTAATAacctcccgacccccagtttgagaacctcggCATTATATCAGTGGCTTTCATTAACAATGATAACAAATGCAAACTTCCTGTAAGAATGAGTGTGGCCTATGCTGGGTGCTGGACCCTTCCCCTCCTCACGGTAGATCCTTTTAATCCATGTGCTCTCCTGCTGCACCTGAGGTGTGATCCTGCAGAAACCTTTGTCTTCTCATACCACCCCTTTAAGGGCAGGGCAATATGAAGTTGGGTTGCGGGTGTACCTTTTTGTAGGGCCCTTATTTTTATAATCCCAGCCAGAGGTGTATCAGCTTTGTCACAGAATAACATTCAGAATCTTTTGAGGGTATGAAGCCACTTGGCTCAATTTCCTGCCAGAACATCTGCCCCCAAGGGAGAGTTCCTCAGCAAAGTGCCTCACTTTCCTCACAGGTGCCTCCGAAGCATGTGTACCGGGTGCTGCAGTGCCAAGAAGAAGAGCTCACTCAGATGGTTTCCACTATGTCAGATGGATGGCGCTTTGAGCAGGTAGAGCAGGATGTGTGGGCTAGAAGAGGAGCTGTGTGCTAGAGGAGAGACAGGGAACATGCTCTAACACCAAGGCACCAGAATACACCACTTCCTCTGTGGTATTGTTTACTCACCAGGTACAGTGCCAGTagagccagtggtgagctggagctggtttgctggaaccggttgttaaagttagaagcccttttagaaccggttctcgcacgagggacaaccggttctcccatgagggacaaccggttctaaaagggcttctaaatttaacaactggccaaaagtggcgccttaggcaccgactccgtgggtgctctggggctggagcacccacggggaaaatttggtgggtgcagagcacccccggcagctccccactccggccccagctcacctccgctccgcttCTACCCCTGAGTTAcgctctgcccccactctgcttctcccccccccccaaatcgtTCTCGGTTCTGAGGGCAGTccggggacaggggaggggggtggatggggcagggatcccggggggggggggcgggcatgggccacaaccccctcgtggggtgaggagggaactggttgttaagattttggcagctcatcactaaGTAGATCTCATTTCTCTGCCACCTCTTCTCTGGGGAGCCTGAAGGAAACTGAGTGAGGTTACAGTTCTTTGTGTTACAGCAGCTCCACCCGCAGGTCTCTGTGTCACAGCCTCTGTTTAGTCCTCAGTTCCCTCTCGTTTCTTGATGGGAGTAGCACATAAGTATCTGACTCCATGCTCCCTAAGGGCGTTGTCCATATCCCTGTTCCCAGTGAGAAGTGGACATGTAGCGAAGTGTGCGTGAGATCTTTGACTTTGTTCCTTTTGTGATTTCCAGCTGGTGAATATCGGGTCATCCTATAACTATGGGAATGAGGACCAGACAGAGTTCCTGTGCGTGGTCTCCAAAGAGCTGTACAACTCACCCAATGGCCTGAGCTCTGAGCCTAGCCACAAAGCCAAGGTGAGACCAACCTGCACTTCACCGTCCATGTTAATGGCTTATCTTCATCACCATAAGAGCCTCTTCtctgtttcctccctccccctcagcgGTGAGCTAACCAGGTGGTGAAATGTCATGGCCTGTCCCTTTGTTCAGAGTCATGAAGTGCTACCTCCTAATGAACAGGACCTTGTGTGTGTGGCAAATCACTATAACAAGGTACCTCTGTCCTTCTTGTGCCTCCCCAGTCTGCCTCCTCATCTCCTACCCACGCTGAGTGTGTCACTATCATCAGACCCATCAGTGTGTGAATACCCAGAATGGTTTGCAGTGGGTACCTTTGTTTGCTGACTAGAGCACCGTATCCTCTTTCTGGAGAGCGAGGAACGCTTTCTCCACTGAGTTGTGGTGTGTGGAAATGGGAGGCACCCTCCTCACCTTCAGGCCAGAGAGGGAGGTGAGAAACTCCCTTGGGGCACGCTTTCTTGGTAGACATGGGCACACTTTCTTGGTAGACACAGAACATGGGAAGGACCAAAATCCATCAGTCCCTGACAACCCTCTGCATTTCTATGTGGGGAGACGTACCTGCCTGATTCCCATGGGCAATCCCTGCTCAGGGTTCCAGAGAGAGCCTGAATTTCTCTGAACCCTAAAGGTCTTCAGGCCGTTCCTCCCTATATCCAAATCTGGCCGCTGCTTTGAGCCCTTGCGCATGAACAAGAATCACCATGGCAGGTCTTGCAAGTGTCTCCGATCTTTCTTCCCTTTGTACTGCACGCTGGGCCGCAGAGCACAGAGGAGGATCCagaggaggaagagcaggagcaggaggaggaggaggaggcagaggcagaggagAAAGGTGCATCAAATCCCTGAGgaaaatgataataataaaaaccCAACCATAAAGCCGTCCGTTCCCGTCTGGTGAGAGTCCACACAGCTAGTGTTAGGGAAGCAGTAGGGAAGGGGCTGAGGGAACCActccagggagcaggggatgcaGTGGGGCTGAGGTCACAGTGGTACAGGTGGGAGATCTATTACACATGGCTGCTACTTtatatttaactttttattttttttatttttatttgcagcaAATTAGTCTACTCGGGATTCTGCTAATTCTTTCTCCTGTCCAGattccctctcctgctcccttcccGCCCATGGGGTTCTTGTCACCTCTCTCCTACTTCCTCCCTTCCACACAGTTCTTTCCCCAAGAatccctccctccactcccctctTCCCTCACTCTCTCTCCTCGTGTACCTGGTTTCCTGCCTCCCCTCTCACCTTCCACTTCTGGGGTCCTGTGTGCTCCCTGCTCAGGATCCtgtctcctcctgctcctcactCTTCCTCCTCTGCAGGTGTGTTACCTGTCTGCACTCTCAGATATGACTCTGAGCTCTGCATGAGTGACTCTCATCTCCTCCCCTCTTATGGATCTGGCCCTGGTTTGTAGGTCtttggtgggggcagggagtggttgaTTCTTTCCTTACTCTGTGCTTTTCTGAttctctttgtgtgtg is a genomic window of Natator depressus isolate rNatDep1 chromosome 1, rNatDep2.hap1, whole genome shotgun sequence containing:
- the KCTD17 gene encoding BTB/POZ domain-containing protein KCTD17 isoform X2; the protein is MRMEGGGEETQAPERVSLTWESHPPQPANSSRAKWVRLNVGGTVFLTTRQTLCREQKSFLCRLCQGEELQSDRDETGAYLIDRDPTYFGPILNFLRHGKLVLNKDMAEEGVLEEAEFYNIGPLIRIIKDRLEEKNYTITQVPPKHVYRVLQCQEEELTQMVSTMSDGWRFEQLVNIGSSYNYGNEDQTEFLCVVSKELYNSPNGLSSEPSHKAKNMQSGDNRMTPGGRTGIHPKRIKEEREDNT
- the KCTD17 gene encoding BTB/POZ domain-containing protein KCTD17 isoform X4; the encoded protein is MRMEGGGEETQAPERVSLTWESHPPQPANSSRAKWVRLNVGGTVFLTTRQTLCREQKSFLCRLCQGEELQSDRDETGAYLIDRDPTYFGPILNFLRHGKLVLNKDMAEEGVLEEAEFYNIGPLIRIIKDRLEEKNYTITQVPPKHVYRVLQCQEEELTQMVSTMSDGWRFEQLVNIGSSYNYGNEDQTEFLCVVSKELYNSPNGLSSEPSHKAKHSSLTIYLSSWKQ
- the KCTD17 gene encoding BTB/POZ domain-containing protein KCTD17 isoform X1, with the translated sequence MRMEGGGEETQAPERVSLTWESHPPQPANSSRAKWVRLNVGGTVFLTTRQTLCREQKSFLCRLCQGEELQSDRDETGAYLIDRDPTYFGPILNFLRHGKLVLNKDMAEEGVLEEAEFYNIGPLIRIIKDRLEEKNYTITQVPPKHVYRVLQCQEEELTQMVSTMSDGWRFEQLVNIGSSYNYGNEDQTEFLCVVSKELYNSPNGLSSEPSHKAKSTEEDPEEEEQEQEEEEEAEAEEKVVTSQRPQDVIPTINSSLLISI
- the KCTD17 gene encoding BTB/POZ domain-containing protein KCTD17 isoform X5 codes for the protein MRMEGGGEETQAPERVSLTWESHPPQPANSSRAKWVRLNVGGTVFLTTRQTLCREQKSFLCRLCQGEELQSDRDETGAYLIDRDPTYFGPILNFLRHGKLVLNKDMAEEGVLEEAEFYNIGPLIRIIKDRLEEKNYTITQVPPKHVYRVLQCQEEELTQMVSTMSDGWRFEQLVNIGSSYNYGNEDQTEFLCVVSKELYNSPNGLSSEPSHKAKLLQARGLRM
- the KCTD17 gene encoding BTB/POZ domain-containing protein KCTD17 isoform X3, with translation MRMEGGGEETQAPERVSLTWESHPPQPANSSRAKWVRLNVGGTVFLTTRQTLCREQKSFLCRLCQGEELQSDRDETGAYLIDRDPTYFGPILNFLRHGKLVLNKDMAEEGVLEEAEFYNIGPLIRIIKDRLEEKNYTITQVPPKHVYRVLQCQEEELTQMVSTMSDGWRFEQLVNIGSSYNYGNEDQTEFLCVVSKELYNSPNGLSSEPSHKAKSTEEDPEEEEQEQEEEEEAEAEEKGASNP